In the genome of Coraliomargarita algicola, one region contains:
- a CDS encoding cbb3-type cytochrome c oxidase subunit I, whose amino-acid sequence MSNSSNESPYSSNSLAVRAELSAIDASIRSASLFFVISAVSWLLIGTVFALLAAFKAHEPDFASTYEFLTFGRVRSAHLNAMALGWGNNIIFAVGLWIMARLCRAPINHKGILLIAGIFWNIGLTVGIFGILKGDITSVEWLEIPHYATPLLAISYALIGVWGVLAFRFRKGEHVYVSQWYILAALFWFPWLYVIAQTMIIWFPARGVVQSVTNWWFAHNVLGLWLTPMALGTAYYLIPKVLGRPIYSYYLSVLGFWALAIFYNWAGVHHLIGGPIPVWLISAGIVASVMMVIPVIVVGINHHMSVVGLHKEVWRSPTLRFIVFGAISYTLVSLTGSAMALRSVNEVTHFTHFTVGHSHHGVYAFFTMIMFGGVYYMMPRLLKREWPSASLIKIHFWASAIGITVMVVALQTGGWIQGLEMNNAEIPFLETVQNTIPWLKARSISGVMLTIGHIAFAINIAWMLFAAGAVRAKQGPTLLDDSKEGGIV is encoded by the coding sequence ATGTCCAACTCATCCAACGAAAGTCCGTATTCATCAAACAGCTTAGCTGTGCGGGCGGAATTGAGCGCAATCGATGCTTCGATTCGTTCAGCTTCTTTATTCTTTGTCATATCAGCAGTCTCCTGGTTGCTGATTGGCACTGTGTTTGCCTTACTCGCAGCCTTTAAAGCGCACGAGCCAGATTTTGCCAGCACCTACGAGTTTTTGACCTTTGGTCGCGTGCGCTCGGCTCACTTAAACGCGATGGCACTCGGGTGGGGGAATAATATTATTTTCGCGGTAGGTTTGTGGATCATGGCGCGTCTTTGTCGTGCGCCGATCAATCACAAGGGGATTCTGCTGATCGCTGGTATCTTTTGGAATATCGGCCTGACTGTCGGTATCTTTGGCATTCTGAAGGGAGATATCACTTCTGTTGAATGGCTGGAGATCCCTCATTACGCGACACCCTTGCTGGCGATTTCATACGCATTGATCGGTGTCTGGGGGGTATTGGCCTTTCGCTTCCGTAAAGGCGAGCACGTCTACGTGTCGCAGTGGTATATCCTGGCCGCATTGTTTTGGTTCCCGTGGCTCTATGTCATCGCTCAAACCATGATCATCTGGTTCCCCGCACGTGGTGTCGTGCAATCGGTGACTAATTGGTGGTTCGCGCACAATGTGCTGGGGCTTTGGCTCACACCCATGGCGCTTGGCACCGCTTATTATTTGATTCCGAAAGTGCTGGGCCGGCCGATCTATTCTTACTACTTGTCCGTGCTCGGCTTCTGGGCCTTGGCCATTTTTTACAATTGGGCTGGGGTGCACCACTTGATTGGGGGTCCGATTCCGGTTTGGTTGATTTCTGCAGGTATCGTAGCTTCGGTGATGATGGTGATTCCAGTCATCGTGGTCGGGATTAACCACCACATGTCGGTGGTCGGCCTGCACAAAGAAGTTTGGCGCAGCCCGACGCTACGTTTCATCGTCTTTGGTGCGATTTCCTATACATTGGTCAGTCTGACCGGCTCGGCCATGGCCTTGCGCTCCGTCAATGAAGTGACACACTTTACACATTTCACGGTCGGGCACTCTCACCACGGCGTCTACGCCTTCTTCACCATGATTATGTTCGGCGGCGTCTACTATATGATGCCCCGCTTACTCAAGCGTGAGTGGCCCTCCGCTTCCTTGATCAAGATCCATTTCTGGGCCTCTGCGATCGGTATCACTGTCATGGTGGTCGCCCTGCAAACAGGTGGCTGGATTCAAGGCCTTGAAATGAACAATGCGGAGATTCCTTTTCTCGAAACTGTTCAAAATACCATCCCGTGGTTAAAAGCGCGTTCCATTTCCGGAGTCATGCTCACCATCGGGCACATCGCTTTTGCTATTAATATCGCTTGGATGCTGTTTGCTGCCGGTGCTGTTCGCGCCAAGCAAGGTCCGACCCTCCTCGATGATTCTAAGGAAGGAGGCATCGTTTAA
- a CDS encoding glycerol-3-phosphate dehydrogenase/oxidase, with the protein MKRSISLDRAQAPDKVFDVVVIGGGASGLGAAVDAAARGHSVALFEQADFAKGTSSRSTKLVHGGVRYLQQGNVSLVLEALRERGRLTQNAPHLVHSQSFVIPNYSWWEGPFYGIGMKVYDQLAGKLGLSPSRHLSKKETVDLIPTVEQKKLVGGVVYHDGQFDDSRLAVNLAQTAEELGAAMLNYCRCVGLVKENDVVSGVEIHDIENDTKFTVRGKAVINATGVFVDDLRKMDEPQSKGIISVSQGIHIVLPKSFLPGNAAIMIPKTADGRVLFAVPWHDHVIVGTTDTPLDTHSLEPRALEEERDFVLTHACKYLAKDPKPEDVLSIFAGLRPLVKAGDGSDTAALSRDHSIIVSGSGLITLTGGKWTTYRKMAEDVIEQAETLGGLDHKRCQTEEMQIHGWTRAAAPSSNLASYGSDALRIQDLIKEHPELSERIHPKLPYQQGEVVWHAREEMARSVEDVLARRTRALLLNARASIEAAPVVAKILAKELGRDAAWESEQIKSYTQLAQGYIFPTS; encoded by the coding sequence ATGAAAAGATCTATCTCACTCGATCGCGCACAAGCCCCCGACAAAGTCTTCGACGTCGTCGTGATCGGCGGCGGTGCCTCCGGACTCGGCGCCGCCGTCGACGCCGCCGCCCGCGGGCACAGCGTCGCCCTCTTCGAACAGGCCGACTTCGCCAAAGGCACTTCCAGTCGCTCCACCAAACTCGTCCATGGTGGCGTCCGTTACTTGCAACAAGGCAATGTCTCCCTCGTGCTAGAAGCACTGCGCGAACGTGGCCGTCTCACTCAAAACGCGCCACACCTGGTGCACTCGCAGTCCTTCGTCATCCCGAATTACTCTTGGTGGGAAGGCCCCTTCTACGGCATCGGTATGAAGGTGTATGATCAACTCGCCGGCAAACTGGGGCTCTCGCCTTCGCGCCACCTCAGTAAGAAAGAGACTGTCGACCTAATCCCCACTGTGGAGCAAAAAAAACTCGTCGGCGGCGTCGTGTATCACGACGGCCAGTTCGATGATTCACGACTAGCCGTCAATCTGGCACAAACCGCGGAAGAACTCGGTGCTGCCATGCTCAATTACTGCCGCTGCGTCGGATTGGTCAAAGAGAACGACGTTGTATCCGGAGTTGAAATACACGATATCGAAAACGACACAAAGTTCACCGTGCGCGGCAAGGCCGTGATCAATGCAACGGGTGTCTTTGTCGACGACCTGCGTAAAATGGATGAGCCGCAATCCAAGGGCATTATCTCTGTCAGCCAAGGCATTCACATCGTGCTGCCTAAAAGCTTCCTCCCCGGCAATGCCGCGATCATGATTCCCAAAACAGCCGATGGCCGCGTGCTCTTCGCCGTGCCATGGCATGACCATGTCATCGTAGGCACGACCGACACACCGCTCGACACTCACAGCCTCGAACCCCGCGCACTCGAAGAAGAGCGCGACTTCGTGCTCACCCACGCCTGCAAATACTTGGCCAAAGATCCGAAACCTGAAGACGTGTTGAGCATCTTCGCCGGACTACGCCCGCTGGTGAAAGCTGGCGACGGATCCGACACCGCAGCCCTCTCACGCGATCACAGCATCATCGTCAGCGGCAGCGGCCTCATCACCTTGACAGGTGGTAAATGGACCACTTACCGCAAGATGGCCGAAGATGTGATCGAGCAAGCCGAAACCTTGGGTGGACTCGACCACAAGCGTTGTCAAACCGAGGAGATGCAAATCCATGGATGGACACGTGCCGCGGCCCCCTCCAGCAATCTAGCTAGCTACGGATCCGACGCACTACGTATACAAGATTTGATCAAAGAACATCCCGAACTCAGCGAAAGAATCCATCCGAAGCTACCCTATCAACAAGGCGAAGTCGTCTGGCATGCCAGAGAAGAAATGGCCCGCAGCGTCGAGGACGTGCTCGCACGCCGCACACGCGCGCTCCTACTCAACGCCCGCGCCTCCATCGAAGCCGCCCCTGTAGTCGCCAAAATCTTAGCCAAGGAACTCGGCCGCGATGCAGCATGGGAAAGCGAACAAATTAAAAGCTACACCCAACTCGCCCAAGGTTATATCTTTCCCACTAGTTAG
- a CDS encoding cbb3-type cytochrome c oxidase subunit II, whose translation MKNLPLLFCGIFFALAFSFTGLILSSHIQLGSLTRTTETLVPSDEDPTVLVMPEGETLFPAMPGGIEQQGKDVYISMGCIYCHTQQIRRSGFGADIDRGWGSRQTVARDYITQDRVLLGTMRAGPDLANVGGRIFQQGGRDWHHLHLYNPQITSEGSTMPPFAFLYELREIDGTASADALKFPPDSKYAPEAGYEVVPTRRAKALVEYLLSLKINYSLPEAPISE comes from the coding sequence ATGAAAAACTTACCATTACTTTTTTGCGGCATCTTCTTTGCATTGGCCTTTTCGTTTACCGGGCTGATCTTGAGTAGTCACATTCAACTCGGCAGTCTGACTCGCACGACTGAAACATTAGTGCCTTCGGACGAGGATCCGACTGTTCTGGTCATGCCAGAAGGAGAGACTCTTTTCCCCGCCATGCCAGGCGGCATCGAGCAACAAGGCAAAGACGTCTACATCTCGATGGGCTGTATCTATTGCCATACTCAACAAATTCGTCGTTCTGGATTCGGTGCAGATATCGACCGTGGTTGGGGCTCGCGTCAAACTGTAGCCCGTGATTACATCACCCAGGATCGTGTTTTACTAGGCACGATGCGTGCCGGGCCTGATTTGGCCAATGTGGGGGGGCGTATCTTCCAACAAGGTGGCCGCGACTGGCACCATTTACACCTCTACAATCCACAAATCACATCCGAAGGTTCTACGATGCCTCCATTTGCATTTTTGTATGAACTGCGTGAAATCGATGGCACCGCTTCCGCGGATGCACTCAAGTTTCCACCGGATTCCAAGTATGCACCAGAGGCAGGTTACGAGGTCGTGCCAACACGTCGCGCCAAAGCCTTAGTTGAATATCTACTGAGCCTCAAAATTAATTACAGTCTCCCAGAGGCACCGATCAGCGAATAA
- a CDS encoding DeoR/GlpR family DNA-binding transcription regulator, with the protein MLPAQRQEFILRRIEAEGSVKSIELAREFEVTNETIRKDLEALAAEARVIRIHGGATRITDARHDMPLPARQSMNRFEKSIVARAAVQVIEPNDTIFLDASSTVLTMTDYLPAVPLTVLTNAHHVIVALGGRANYDLICTGGAYEERSRSYVGAMAEDALKRFVIKWLFVGVDGFHHLLGASEVNPGQAVLKERLIPRAENVCVVCDSTKLEKKSPFIFGEINQFSVLVTDDRADPGILKLYEGAGMRVIVAELPRDK; encoded by the coding sequence ATGTTACCTGCACAGCGCCAAGAATTCATATTACGCCGGATAGAGGCGGAAGGATCAGTGAAGAGTATTGAGTTGGCACGAGAGTTTGAAGTGACCAACGAGACCATTCGTAAGGACTTGGAGGCCTTGGCGGCGGAAGCACGTGTGATTCGGATACATGGAGGGGCGACACGTATCACCGATGCGCGTCACGATATGCCTCTACCGGCGCGTCAATCGATGAATCGTTTCGAGAAATCGATTGTAGCTCGTGCGGCAGTGCAAGTGATTGAGCCCAATGACACGATTTTTCTAGATGCCAGTTCCACCGTTCTGACGATGACGGATTACCTGCCCGCCGTGCCACTGACAGTTTTGACGAATGCGCACCATGTGATTGTGGCTCTGGGGGGGCGGGCGAACTATGACTTAATTTGCACGGGTGGTGCATACGAAGAGCGTTCTCGTTCCTATGTCGGTGCAATGGCTGAGGATGCCCTGAAGCGCTTTGTGATTAAATGGCTTTTTGTCGGTGTGGATGGTTTTCACCATCTACTGGGAGCTTCGGAGGTCAACCCCGGGCAGGCGGTCTTGAAGGAACGGCTGATTCCTCGCGCAGAGAACGTATGCGTGGTGTGTGATTCCACCAAATTGGAAAAGAAGAGTCCCTTTATTTTCGGCGAAATTAACCAATTTTCGGTTTTGGTTACTGATGATCGGGCGGATCCTGGAATACTGAAATTATATGAGGGTGCCGGTATGCGTGTGATTGTGGCGGAGTTGCCGCGTGACAAATGA
- the glpK gene encoding glycerol kinase GlpK — protein MSQEKYILAFDQGTTSSRSIIFDHDGKVVAVAQKEFQQIYPKPGWVEHDPMEIWSSQSATAAEAISRADLSSDSIAAVGVTNQRETTIVWDKHTGKPVYNAIVWQDRRTADYCRKLKEDGIEAMVSEKTGLRLDPYFAGTKVRWILENVKGARAKAEAGDLLFGTVDSWLVWQLTGHKVHVTDITNASRTLFYNIDQDGWDDELLELFNVPRCMLPEIKSCSEVYGHVEKNLYPGGAPIAGIAGDQHAALFGQACFDPGMAKNTYGTGCFLLMNMGEQPIRSKNNLLTTVAWRIGDKTEYALEGSIFIGGAVVQWIRDELQLVRTAQELDELAATVEDAGGLFLVPAFAGLGAPHWDPYARGAAVGITRGTNRAHFCRAALESIAFQSADLITAMEKDSGISLKELRVDGGACKSDPLLQFQADLLQSEVIRPKCIETTALGAAYLAGLAVGFWKSRDAITKRWEKDHSFTPKRQAEDMAPLTAGWNKALERSKNWEDEVDE, from the coding sequence ATGTCTCAAGAAAAATACATCCTCGCATTCGACCAAGGCACCACTAGCTCGCGCTCCATCATCTTCGACCACGACGGCAAAGTCGTCGCCGTCGCTCAGAAAGAATTTCAACAGATTTATCCCAAGCCAGGCTGGGTCGAGCACGACCCGATGGAGATCTGGTCCAGCCAAAGCGCCACCGCGGCCGAAGCCATTTCCCGCGCCGATCTCTCCTCCGACTCCATCGCCGCGGTCGGTGTCACCAACCAACGCGAGACCACCATCGTCTGGGATAAGCACACTGGCAAACCCGTTTACAACGCCATCGTATGGCAAGACCGTCGCACCGCAGACTACTGCCGCAAGCTAAAAGAAGATGGCATCGAAGCCATGGTCTCCGAAAAGACCGGCCTACGCCTCGACCCCTATTTCGCGGGAACCAAGGTGCGTTGGATTTTAGAAAACGTCAAAGGGGCCCGCGCAAAAGCCGAAGCGGGCGATCTGCTCTTCGGCACGGTCGACTCGTGGTTGGTGTGGCAACTGACTGGTCACAAGGTACACGTCACCGACATCACCAACGCCAGCCGCACCCTCTTCTACAACATCGACCAAGACGGCTGGGACGACGAACTGCTTGAACTTTTCAACGTCCCGCGCTGCATGTTGCCCGAAATCAAATCGTGCTCGGAAGTCTATGGCCACGTTGAGAAGAACCTCTACCCCGGAGGCGCGCCCATCGCCGGCATCGCGGGCGATCAACATGCCGCACTCTTCGGGCAAGCCTGCTTCGACCCTGGCATGGCGAAAAACACTTACGGCACAGGTTGCTTCTTACTCATGAACATGGGCGAGCAACCGATCCGTTCGAAAAATAACCTACTCACCACCGTGGCTTGGCGCATCGGCGACAAGACGGAATACGCCCTCGAAGGCTCCATCTTTATCGGCGGCGCCGTGGTGCAATGGATTCGCGACGAGCTCCAACTGGTCCGCACCGCACAAGAACTGGATGAACTAGCCGCCACCGTCGAAGATGCAGGCGGTCTCTTTCTGGTTCCCGCATTCGCCGGGCTAGGCGCCCCGCACTGGGACCCCTACGCGCGTGGCGCCGCAGTCGGCATCACACGTGGCACCAACCGCGCACACTTCTGCCGCGCAGCACTGGAGTCGATCGCCTTCCAAAGCGCCGACCTCATCACCGCAATGGAAAAAGACAGCGGCATTTCACTCAAAGAACTACGCGTCGATGGCGGTGCCTGTAAGAGCGATCCACTGCTTCAATTTCAAGCCGACCTCTTACAGTCCGAAGTCATCCGTCCGAAATGTATCGAAACCACGGCACTCGGCGCCGCTTATCTCGCCGGTCTCGCGGTCGGGTTCTGGAAGAGTCGCGACGCCATCACCAAGCGTTGGGAAAAGGACCACTCCTTCACCCCCAAACGTCAAGCCGAAGACATGGCTCCACTGACCGCAGGCTGGAACAAAGCCCTGGAACGCTCCAAAAACTGGGAAGACGAAGTCGACGAATAG
- a CDS encoding MIP/aquaporin family protein: protein MHPYIAEALGTALLILFGNGVVANVVLSKSKANNGGWIVIALGWGLAVALAVYIVGRVSGAHINPAVTIGLASIGAFEWALVPGYVLSQIVGAFIGSTLVYLTFYAHWEETEDPALILACHSTSPAIRKMVPAFITEFIGTIILVFCVLALGKVAMGADSTQLAWASTMGTWFGPLLVGVLVLAIGLSLGGPTGYAINPARDLGPRIAHALLPIKGKGSSDWAYAWVPIVAPILGGIAGAQLFVFSAL, encoded by the coding sequence ATGCATCCTTATATTGCCGAAGCCCTCGGAACTGCTCTCTTGATTCTCTTCGGAAACGGAGTGGTCGCCAATGTTGTCCTCTCCAAATCCAAAGCTAATAATGGCGGATGGATCGTCATCGCACTCGGATGGGGCCTCGCCGTGGCACTCGCCGTGTATATCGTGGGTCGCGTATCCGGCGCACATATCAACCCAGCCGTCACGATCGGCCTGGCATCCATCGGCGCCTTTGAATGGGCCCTCGTCCCAGGCTACGTGCTCTCTCAAATTGTAGGCGCTTTCATCGGTTCGACACTGGTCTATCTCACCTTCTACGCTCACTGGGAAGAAACCGAAGACCCCGCACTGATCCTCGCTTGTCACAGCACCTCGCCTGCCATTCGTAAAATGGTGCCCGCCTTTATCACCGAATTTATCGGGACGATCATATTGGTCTTCTGTGTGCTCGCTCTCGGCAAAGTCGCCATGGGAGCCGACAGCACGCAACTGGCATGGGCAAGCACAATGGGCACCTGGTTCGGCCCCCTACTCGTCGGCGTGCTGGTTCTGGCCATCGGCCTCTCCTTAGGCGGCCCGACTGGCTATGCCATTAACCCGGCCCGCGACTTGGGACCACGTATCGCACATGCCCTGCTCCCGATCAAAGGCAAGGGCAGCTCCGACTGGGCCTACGCCTGGGTGCCCATTGTCGCGCCCATCCTCGGCGGCATCGCCGGCGCACAGCTCTTCGTCTTTTCCGCTCTATAA
- a CDS encoding alkaline phosphatase D family protein: MRSSMYTLLIATFALALSSASAKFPDNFDSPLEVIAFGSCNRDELPQPLWPIIADQQPDLWIWGGDNIYADWYERPDGHREKYSVNREWITKRYASQYTHPAYAAFRANTPIIGTWDDHDYGKNNAVSTYPLKAITRDLALSFMEVPINDPRWQREGIYGAYDFGPEGKRTKILLLDNRYFATSRKSDQPDLLGDTQRQWIERALAQSTADLHIFVSGTQIISSEHKYEKWADYPADREWLLQQIAQSHKPTVLISGDRHIHEISVLEDDAFDFPLVDITSSGLTHIWDTFPGEPNQYRNGDVATGLGFGLVRIDWSGSKPAVELQIIDQTAEVSNSYSITF; encoded by the coding sequence ATGCGCTCCTCCATGTACACTCTGCTCATCGCCACTTTTGCCCTCGCGCTCTCTTCAGCCTCAGCAAAATTCCCCGATAACTTCGACAGCCCGTTGGAAGTCATCGCCTTTGGCTCCTGCAATCGAGACGAGTTGCCACAGCCGCTGTGGCCCATCATTGCCGACCAGCAGCCCGACCTCTGGATCTGGGGTGGCGACAACATTTATGCAGACTGGTATGAGCGTCCAGACGGCCATAGGGAAAAATATAGTGTTAACCGTGAATGGATCACCAAGCGCTATGCCAGCCAGTATACCCATCCCGCTTACGCCGCGTTTCGCGCGAACACTCCAATCATTGGCACTTGGGACGATCACGACTACGGAAAGAACAACGCAGTCAGCACCTACCCGCTAAAGGCAATCACAAGGGACCTCGCGCTCAGCTTCATGGAGGTACCGATCAATGATCCTCGCTGGCAGCGCGAAGGCATTTATGGCGCTTACGACTTTGGCCCCGAGGGCAAACGCACCAAAATACTGCTGCTCGACAATCGCTACTTCGCCACCAGCAGAAAATCCGACCAGCCCGATTTACTGGGCGACACGCAGCGCCAATGGATTGAAAGAGCTCTCGCGCAAAGCACTGCAGATTTGCACATTTTCGTGAGCGGCACGCAAATCATCTCATCTGAGCATAAATACGAGAAATGGGCCGATTATCCCGCCGACCGCGAATGGCTACTCCAGCAGATCGCTCAAAGCCACAAACCCACCGTGCTCATTAGCGGCGACCGACACATTCACGAAATCTCCGTATTGGAAGACGACGCTTTCGATTTCCCACTGGTCGACATCACGTCCAGCGGACTCACTCATATTTGGGATACCTTCCCAGGCGAACCCAACCAATACCGTAATGGCGACGTTGCAACCGGACTTGGATTTGGACTGGTGCGAATTGACTGGAGCGGCTCAAAGCCCGCAGTTGAATTGCAAATTATCGATCAGACCGCCGAAGTGAGCAACTCGTATTCGATCACGTTTTAA
- a CDS encoding c-type cytochrome, translating into MSDHEHNSGSNSNSREALEKAAMQDEHMQDVHAQLMREKEEPHEGFSPVPIFLMFVFAALCFWGGVYLVEYSGNFQANAFSPHFNPAAGAPKAVEISLYDRGAKVFRSQCVACHQAEGNGVPGVYPPLAGSTWVTEHPEVTARILINGLNGKIEVKGNTYNGNMPAFGPGGLALSDKDIAGVITYIRQSWGNDASEVTVQMVADYTATYSARSTPWTADELKEGLGPIPAAAAPAAEAAAPAAEESSAAAH; encoded by the coding sequence ATGAGCGACCACGAACACAATTCCGGTTCCAATTCTAACAGCCGCGAGGCTCTGGAAAAGGCTGCTATGCAGGATGAGCACATGCAGGATGTGCATGCGCAGCTCATGCGTGAAAAAGAAGAGCCGCATGAAGGCTTTTCACCTGTGCCGATCTTCCTCATGTTCGTATTTGCCGCGCTTTGCTTTTGGGGTGGGGTGTATCTAGTCGAGTATTCAGGGAATTTTCAGGCCAACGCCTTTTCACCACACTTCAACCCGGCCGCTGGAGCGCCTAAGGCGGTTGAAATTTCGCTATATGACCGCGGTGCCAAAGTGTTTCGTAGTCAATGTGTCGCTTGTCACCAAGCCGAAGGTAATGGGGTGCCTGGGGTCTATCCACCATTGGCCGGCTCGACTTGGGTGACTGAACACCCAGAGGTCACCGCACGTATCTTGATCAACGGTCTGAACGGTAAGATTGAGGTGAAGGGTAATACCTATAACGGTAACATGCCTGCTTTTGGACCGGGTGGTCTGGCGCTCAGCGACAAAGACATTGCCGGTGTCATTACCTACATCCGTCAATCTTGGGGTAACGATGCATCTGAGGTCACTGTTCAAATGGTAGCCGATTATACTGCGACCTACAGTGCACGTTCCACTCCATGGACCGCAGATGAATTGAAAGAAGGTCTCGGCCCAATTCCAGCAGCCGCGGCTCCCGCAGCTGAAGCCGCCGCACCCGCTGCAGAAGAGAGCAGTGCTGCAGCGCACTAA
- the trpS gene encoding tryptophan--tRNA ligase, with protein MSEAKPVILTCAQPTGQLTLGNYLGAIKNWATMLDDYECYFGVVNMHSITVPYTPTDLRKNTLSCVAQYIACGLDPERSNIFVQSHVIGHTELAWLLSCITPIGDLQRMTQFKEKAAKLGFNVGEGNDLKFTHEGARAGASVNSGLLMYPVLMAADILLYNADAVPVGNDQRQHLELCRDLAQRFNHKYSDTFTIPEAFIPKEGARIMSLQDPERKMSKSDDNQNATLYLLDEPSKLKKKIMSAVTDSGSEIVAGDDKPGVSNLLQIYSAMSGRTVADIEESLKGEGYGTLKKEVADAVISVLEPVQAKYHDLIQDKAYLEGVLKSGAEAAQKRAYKVLGKAYRKAGFVERPR; from the coding sequence ATGAGCGAAGCAAAGCCAGTCATTCTCACCTGTGCCCAACCCACTGGGCAACTGACTCTCGGTAACTACCTTGGAGCCATTAAGAATTGGGCGACGATGCTCGACGACTACGAGTGCTATTTCGGTGTCGTTAATATGCATTCCATCACGGTGCCCTATACGCCGACAGATTTGCGTAAAAATACACTGTCGTGTGTCGCCCAATACATCGCATGCGGCTTAGATCCTGAGCGCTCAAATATCTTCGTTCAGTCGCACGTGATCGGACACACCGAGTTGGCTTGGTTGCTCAGCTGTATCACACCCATCGGCGACTTGCAGCGCATGACGCAGTTTAAGGAAAAAGCCGCTAAGCTCGGCTTCAATGTGGGGGAGGGGAACGACCTGAAATTTACCCACGAAGGCGCACGCGCCGGCGCTTCGGTCAACTCTGGGCTGCTGATGTATCCCGTGCTGATGGCGGCTGACATCCTTCTCTACAATGCCGACGCTGTGCCCGTGGGGAACGACCAGCGCCAGCACTTGGAGCTCTGCCGCGATCTAGCGCAGCGTTTTAATCACAAATACTCTGACACCTTTACCATTCCCGAGGCGTTCATCCCCAAAGAGGGCGCGCGTATCATGTCGCTACAAGACCCTGAGCGCAAAATGTCGAAGAGTGACGACAATCAAAACGCTACGCTTTACCTCCTCGACGAGCCGTCCAAGCTTAAGAAGAAGATCATGAGCGCGGTGACGGACTCTGGTAGTGAGATTGTCGCCGGCGACGACAAGCCCGGCGTTTCCAATCTGCTACAGATCTACTCCGCTATGAGCGGACGCACCGTTGCCGACATTGAAGAGTCGCTGAAGGGAGAGGGCTATGGCACCTTGAAAAAGGAAGTCGCCGACGCGGTGATCAGCGTGCTCGAACCCGTGCAAGCAAAGTATCACGACTTGATCCAAGATAAAGCGTATCTCGAAGGCGTGCTCAAATCTGGTGCCGAAGCCGCGCAAAAACGCGCCTACAAGGTGCTGGGTAAAGCCTATCGTAAGGCCGGCTTTGTGGAACGTCCGCGATAA